The Betaproteobacteria bacterium genome contains a region encoding:
- a CDS encoding enoyl-CoA hydratase (Catalyzes the reversible hydration of unsaturated fatty acyl-CoA to beta-hydroxyacyl-CoA), translating to MSRGAPIDVRHDGGIATLTLNGDKSVNVMGSALVRTLVRELEALRQDASLRLVVLSGPHGGSFQGGVDIAEMARFDADSAREFITLLHQACHGLRTLPVPCIARIEGYCLGGGMELAAACDLRIGAEDSRYGMPEVQVGLPSVIEARLLPTLIGWGKTRELLYRGHLVDAQEAYRIGYLQGLAPANELDAMLQLWAEDILRADPAAIRSQKRLIETWLETAPAVGIQASIDAFSATFHARAANERLAAFVARQRKPTSTDPDA from the coding sequence ATGAGTCGAGGCGCGCCGATCGACGTTCGTCACGACGGCGGCATCGCGACGCTCACGCTCAACGGCGACAAGTCGGTCAACGTGATGGGGAGCGCGCTGGTGCGCACCTTGGTGCGCGAGCTGGAAGCGTTGCGCCAGGACGCGAGTCTGCGCCTGGTGGTGCTTTCCGGCCCGCACGGCGGCTCCTTCCAGGGCGGCGTCGACATCGCGGAGATGGCGCGCTTCGATGCCGATAGCGCGCGCGAGTTCATCACCTTGCTGCACCAGGCCTGTCACGGCTTGCGCACGTTGCCGGTGCCGTGCATCGCTCGCATCGAAGGCTACTGCCTCGGCGGCGGGATGGAGCTTGCTGCAGCCTGCGATCTGCGCATCGGCGCCGAAGACAGCCGCTACGGCATGCCCGAAGTGCAGGTCGGATTGCCGTCGGTGATCGAAGCGCGCCTGCTGCCGACGCTCATCGGCTGGGGCAAGACCCGCGAGCTGCTCTATCGCGGCCATCTCGTCGACGCGCAAGAAGCGTATCGCATCGGTTACCTGCAGGGGCTTGCACCGGCAAACGAGCTCGACGCGATGCTGCAACTCTGGGCCGAGGATATTCTGCGCGCCGATCCGGCCGCGATCCGCTCCCAGAAGCGACTGATCGAAACCTGGCTCGAAACGGCACCGGCCGTCGGCATCCAGGCGAGCATCGATGCCTTCAGCGCAACATTCCACGCGCGCGCTGCGAACGAACGGCTGGCCGCGTTCGTCGCGCGCCAGCGCAAACCCACTTCGACCGACCCGGACGCCTAG
- a CDS encoding TauD/TfdA family dioxygenase, translated as MTLRFRSLTPCIGADVEGIDLRTALTQQQAEAIHEGMDRHAVLVFRGQALTNEQHLAFTRSLGDMEDARGSSLRNAADFRLPTTFADVSNLDGNHQPFGANDRRRLFAIGNRLWHSDSSFKTIPAKYSLLRALSIPSKGGNTEFAHMGAAYEALDAEIKVLIEDLVCEHSQLYSRESIGFTEFTPEERERFKPVRQRLVRTLPRTGRKSIYLSSHAGKIVGWQLPEARLLLRDLTEHATQREFVYSHQWQVHDLVMWDNRQTMHRARPFPADEPRDMRRTTLKAEAPTVVEPALA; from the coding sequence ATGACGCTTCGTTTTCGCAGCCTCACGCCCTGCATCGGCGCCGACGTCGAAGGCATCGACCTGCGCACGGCACTCACACAACAACAGGCCGAGGCGATCCACGAGGGCATGGACCGCCATGCCGTGCTCGTATTTCGCGGCCAGGCGCTCACCAACGAGCAACATCTCGCCTTCACCCGCTCGCTCGGCGACATGGAGGATGCGCGCGGCTCGAGCCTGCGCAACGCGGCCGATTTCCGCCTGCCGACCACGTTCGCCGACGTGTCGAACCTGGACGGCAATCATCAACCGTTCGGCGCGAATGACCGGCGGCGCCTGTTCGCGATCGGCAACCGGCTATGGCATTCCGATTCGTCGTTCAAGACGATTCCCGCCAAATACTCGCTGCTGCGCGCGCTGAGCATTCCGTCCAAGGGCGGCAACACCGAGTTCGCGCACATGGGCGCGGCTTATGAAGCGCTCGACGCCGAGATCAAGGTGCTGATCGAAGACCTTGTGTGCGAGCATTCGCAGCTCTACTCGCGCGAATCGATCGGCTTCACCGAATTCACGCCGGAAGAGCGCGAACGCTTCAAGCCGGTGCGGCAGCGCCTGGTGCGCACGCTGCCTCGAACCGGCCGCAAATCGATCTATCTCTCCTCGCATGCCGGCAAGATCGTCGGCTGGCAGCTGCCCGAAGCGCGCTTGCTGCTGCGCGATCTCACCGAGCATGCCACCCAGCGCGAGTTCGTCTACTCGCACCAATGGCAGGTGCACGACCTGGTGATGTGGGACAACCGCCAGACGATGCACCGCGCCCGGCCCTTTCCCGCCGATGAACCGCGCGACATGCGCCGCACGACGCTCAAGGCCGAGGCGCCCACCGTGGTGGAACCGGCGCTCGCCTGA